GACATCGACGGGCTCCTTGGCGGTTTCCGTATCGGTCAGTCGCACCACGGTGACCTCGGTGGTGACCCCGTTCAGCACCATTGCCATCGACTGCTGATCCCGCCAGGGTGTGGTCAAAATGGTGAACCGCTGACGCAGGCTGCCCGGCGTGGAAAGCAGTTTGAATATCGCCACGGCGGGAATCATCACAACCGAGGAACCCGCTATGCACCATCCCAGCGCGTTGGCCCAACTGGGATATATGTAGTCCGCATAGGTCAATGGCTCGTAGCCAATCAGGCCGTACACCGTGATGAAGAGCAGGAAAATGGGTGCCACAAAGCGCCAGCACACCTGCCAGTATCTTCCCGGTGGAAAGCCGATCATGTCCCGTATGTCCTCGCTAAATCGATTGGTTCCGTAGATCCAGGACACCGCGATTGCCTCGAAGAACACGGCCACTAGAATCGAGTAGCCGGCAGCATAGCGATCCAGCAGGTGGAAAAAGTAGAAGCCACCTTGGGTGCAACTGGCCAGGCCGACCACGAAGTAAAGTGAAAACAGTCCAGCTACGAACAGCTCTCGGTTTCTTTTGATCTTGGGAAACTCGTCGCTCAACGCCGTGATTATAGCCTCTGAGCCTCCAAACTGAAAGTATGATACATTTTGGTGTTATGTTTTCATATtgtaatatacatatagtaaATAATATCTACCGAACTATCCAAGCCCAAGGTGAGCAGCATCATGAAGAATATGAGGGCCCAGAAAGTGCTGGCCGGCATGGTGGCAATGGCAGCTGGATAGACCACGAAAACCAGACCAGGTCCTTCGGTGGCCACATCTTCAATTCTTACACCCAGAGTGTGGGCCATGTAACCCAGCACGGAGAATATCACAAAGCCGGCTATAAAGCTGGTAGCCGAGTTGATGAAACTGGTTAACAAAGCATCCCTGTAATAAAGTTAAAGCATTAAAGTAAGTTCGAATAGAAGTATAGGAAATGCAACCCACTTGTATACATTATTATGGTATTTATTATAGGAAGCATAGGCCAGCAGCACTCCAAATCCGGGACCCAATGAGAAAAACACCTGGGTGGCGGCATCCACCCACACCTCAGCCTTGTAGATGGCACTGAAGTTGGGCGTAAGATAATACTGAATGCCCAGAAAGGATCCGGGCAGTGTGAG
This sequence is a window from Drosophila teissieri strain GT53w chromosome 2R, Prin_Dtei_1.1, whole genome shotgun sequence. Protein-coding genes within it:
- the LOC122615092 gene encoding sodium-dependent dopamine transporter, whose product is MSPTGHISKSKTPTPHDNDNNSISDERETWSGKVDFLLSVIGFAVDLANVWRFPYLCYKNGGGAFLVPYGIMLVVGGIPLFYMELALGQHNRKGAITCWGRLVPLFKGIGYAVVLIAFYVDFYYNVIIAWSLRFFFASFTSSLPWTSCNNIWNTPNCRPFESQNASRVPVIGNYSDLYVMGNQSLLYNETYMNGSSLDTTAVGHVEGFQSAASEYFNRYILELNRSEGIHDLGAIKWDMALCLLIVYLICYFSLWKGISTSGKVVWFTALFPYAVLLILLIRGLTLPGSFLGIQYYLTPNFSAIYKAEVWVDAATQVFFSLGPGFGVLLAYASYNKYHNNVYKDALLTSFINSATSFIAGFVIFSVLGYMAHTLGVRIEDVATEGPGLVFVVYPAAIATMPASTFWALIFFMMLLTLGLDSSFGGSEAIITALSDEFPKIKRNRELFVAGLFSLYFVVGLASCTQGGFYFFHLLDRYAAGYSILVAVFFEAIAVSWIYGTNRFSEDIRDMIGFPPGRYWQVCWRFVAPIFLLFITVYGLIGYEPLTYADYIYPSWANALGWCIAGSSVVMIPAVAIFKLLSTPGSLRQRFTILTTPWRDQQSMAMVLNGVTTEVTVVRLTDTETAKEPVDV